One part of the Dyadobacter sp. 676 genome encodes these proteins:
- a CDS encoding DUF4198 domain-containing protein, with product MFKKQLLLLAFLLCCPAQLFAHALWIQTAPTGKAGQKQTVKIIYAEPGDTPEKLGEWYSDVKDFELWLTTPDQKRTKLATVAAEDHFTAEFTPGQQGVYTLSVGHTSKDLGGATVYQFNASALVTVGKADAGNNPAANANELNIFADPAKTYKVNSPLNLRGFFKNNGNEKLQVTVASPSGWSKQITTDEKGLAEFIPLWPGTYYIEASKSWKETGSHNGKEYKAFWRSATLLVEVGK from the coding sequence ATGTTCAAAAAACAACTTCTTCTTCTTGCCTTTTTACTTTGCTGCCCGGCGCAGCTTTTCGCCCATGCGCTTTGGATCCAGACGGCTCCGACAGGCAAAGCGGGTCAGAAACAAACGGTTAAAATCATCTATGCCGAACCGGGGGACACGCCGGAAAAGCTCGGCGAATGGTATTCGGATGTGAAAGACTTCGAGTTGTGGCTAACCACACCCGACCAGAAACGGACCAAACTGGCAACCGTAGCGGCCGAAGATCACTTTACCGCCGAGTTTACACCCGGGCAACAAGGCGTATACACATTATCGGTAGGGCACACGTCCAAAGACCTTGGAGGCGCGACCGTTTATCAGTTCAATGCCAGCGCGTTAGTAACTGTGGGAAAGGCTGATGCAGGTAATAACCCCGCAGCCAATGCCAACGAACTGAACATTTTCGCCGATCCTGCCAAAACCTACAAAGTGAACAGCCCTTTGAATCTGCGCGGTTTTTTTAAAAACAATGGAAATGAAAAATTGCAAGTGACCGTCGCTTCGCCATCCGGATGGAGCAAACAAATCACGACCGACGAAAAAGGTTTGGCCGAATTCATTCCGCTTTGGCCGGGCACCTATTACATCGAGGCATCGAAAAGCTGGAAAGAGACGGGGTCGCACAATGGAAAAGAATATAAAGCCTTCTGGCGCAGCGCGACCTTACTGGTAGAAGTAGGAAAATAA
- a CDS encoding histidine kinase gives MKNPSQWKWFRPLVILVWAALLNLFLVQKFVGSNWKSLTITMAWLGCALVTWQSMALWSEKWRAKYPDMMQTRKRIIGTFTGYLVIEVLSQVFFFLLMYFARWDWEVFTLREYSIYITLCVVTLFSVGAIYELIYSLSQYGMALQEEEAIKKESLQNQFDNLKNQVNPHFLFNSLNSLSALIEEDRVRASAFLDELSSVYRYLLHDSGNGLVSLKSESEFIRSYLFLTTTRYGAAIEVEVDIDESCTHCMLPMLTLQTLVDNAVRNNVVMKQRPLKLSIVARGRHLEVSNSIQPKSPGTARESLEALLTRFRDLKLEEPLLFDDGDTFTVRIPVGTPRNQFETT, from the coding sequence TTGAAAAATCCTTCGCAATGGAAATGGTTCCGTCCGCTCGTGATCCTCGTGTGGGCAGCGCTGCTGAACCTTTTTCTTGTCCAGAAATTTGTCGGAAGTAACTGGAAAAGCCTCACTATCACCATGGCATGGCTGGGTTGTGCGCTGGTTACCTGGCAATCGATGGCACTCTGGAGCGAAAAATGGCGGGCGAAGTATCCCGATATGATGCAAACCCGCAAAAGGATCATCGGCACATTCACCGGTTACCTGGTCATCGAAGTGCTGAGTCAGGTTTTCTTCTTTTTGCTGATGTATTTCGCCCGGTGGGATTGGGAGGTCTTTACATTGAGGGAATACAGCATCTATATCACGCTCTGTGTGGTTACGCTTTTCTCGGTAGGCGCGATCTACGAGCTGATTTATTCGCTGAGCCAGTATGGCATGGCATTGCAGGAGGAGGAGGCGATCAAGAAAGAATCCCTGCAAAATCAGTTCGATAACCTTAAAAATCAGGTCAATCCGCATTTTTTATTCAACAGCCTCAACTCCCTTTCCGCCCTGATCGAGGAAGACCGTGTCCGGGCGAGCGCATTCCTGGATGAGCTTTCGAGCGTTTACCGCTACCTCCTGCACGACAGCGGGAACGGACTGGTGTCGCTCAAAAGTGAAAGCGAATTTATCCGCTCCTACCTTTTTCTTACCACCACGCGGTACGGCGCGGCGATTGAGGTGGAGGTGGATATCGACGAGAGTTGTACCCATTGCATGCTGCCGATGCTGACCTTGCAAACGCTGGTCGACAATGCGGTCCGTAATAATGTGGTTATGAAACAAAGACCGCTGAAACTGTCGATCGTCGCACGGGGCAGACATCTGGAGGTCAGCAATTCGATCCAGCCTAAAAGTCCGGGTACGGCCCGGGAAAGCCTGGAAGCATTGCTGACGCGCTTTCGTGACCTGAAACTGGAAGAACCTTTGCTTTTTGACGACGGGGATACGTTCACCGTCCGGATACCCGTCGGAACACCCCGTAATCAATTCGAAACCACGTGA
- a CDS encoding AraC family transcriptional regulator has translation MEHYKSISELHRASNLPGPENPMVSLFTCDQLRSCTIGRREFTTDFYMIAFKKIRAGHVLYGRTKYDHESGSMLFTKPRQVIEMDNIELEERGFILYVHEDFLNGHPLHSEIRKYGFFDYEANEALHLSEREEQIIWDLFSRIQNEYYNNTDEYSRDIMLTHLDSMLKYSQRFYKRQFINRTQLSGTTVSRFNESLARYFENGSFQEKGLPSVKLMADMLNTSPRYLSDLLKQETGKTAIELIHIFLVSEAKNILLSSDKTVAETAYLLGFENPPYFSRLFKKETGFSPNEYKKRVEFSTRPGVA, from the coding sequence ATGGAACATTATAAAAGCATCAGCGAGCTGCACCGCGCCAGCAACCTGCCCGGCCCCGAAAACCCGATGGTCAGCTTGTTTACCTGCGATCAGCTGCGGAGTTGCACCATCGGCCGCCGCGAGTTTACGACGGACTTTTATATGATTGCATTCAAGAAGATCAGGGCAGGCCATGTGCTTTACGGGCGTACCAAATACGATCATGAAAGTGGTTCGATGCTTTTTACAAAACCCCGGCAAGTGATCGAGATGGACAATATCGAACTGGAAGAGAGGGGTTTTATCCTTTATGTGCACGAAGATTTCCTGAACGGCCACCCGTTGCATTCGGAAATCCGGAAATACGGTTTTTTCGACTACGAGGCCAATGAGGCATTGCATTTGTCGGAGCGCGAGGAGCAGATCATCTGGGACCTTTTCTCGCGCATTCAGAACGAATATTACAATAATACCGACGAATACAGCCGCGACATCATGCTCACGCACCTGGACTCGATGCTGAAATATTCGCAGCGTTTCTACAAACGCCAGTTCATCAACCGCACGCAGTTGTCGGGCACGACGGTGTCGCGTTTTAATGAAAGTCTCGCCCGGTATTTCGAGAATGGCAGTTTTCAGGAAAAAGGATTGCCGTCCGTCAAGCTCATGGCCGACATGCTCAATACGTCGCCCCGGTATCTGAGTGATTTGCTCAAACAGGAGACCGGCAAGACCGCTATCGAGCTGATCCATATTTTCCTGGTTTCCGAGGCCAAAAACATACTACTGAGCTCCGACAAGACCGTTGCCGAAACCGCATATTTGCTTGGCTTCGAAAATCCGCCCTATTTTTCGAGGTTGTTCAAAAAAGAAACCGGTTTCAGTCCGAACGAATATAAAAAGCGGGTAGAATTTTCCACCCGGCCGGGTGTCGCTTGA
- a CDS encoding LytTR family DNA-binding domain-containing protein — translation MKVLLIEDEDLAVRKLSKLLMEIDGNIEIVGKAASVQESVNFLKESEAPDLILMDIELADGQSFEIFDQVKVESPVIFTTSYDEYALRAFKVNSIDYLLKPIKRQELEASLAKYNRLARNTESENVKNANLDRDAIDSLVKQLRQQMQPSDYRKRFLVKHLQQWVPVEVGDIAYFYSEEGTSLFKTKNNQKFPVDYTLDELEKMLDPNSFFRANRQFIISVHCVQQINPYFNNKIKLTLTPMPESEVIISREKAMDFKKWLGK, via the coding sequence ATGAAGGTATTATTGATAGAAGACGAGGATCTGGCCGTGAGAAAACTCTCCAAACTACTGATGGAAATAGACGGAAACATAGAAATCGTGGGGAAAGCAGCGAGTGTGCAGGAGTCGGTTAATTTTTTGAAGGAAAGTGAAGCCCCCGACCTGATACTGATGGACATCGAGCTGGCCGACGGACAAAGTTTCGAGATTTTTGATCAGGTGAAAGTAGAATCTCCCGTGATATTTACCACGTCGTATGACGAATACGCGCTCAGGGCATTCAAAGTGAATAGTATCGACTACCTTCTGAAACCCATTAAAAGGCAGGAACTGGAAGCCAGTCTGGCAAAATACAACCGTCTGGCGAGGAATACCGAAAGCGAAAATGTGAAAAATGCGAATCTCGACCGCGATGCTATCGATTCGCTGGTGAAACAGTTGCGGCAGCAAATGCAGCCTTCGGATTATCGCAAGCGTTTCCTGGTAAAACACTTGCAGCAATGGGTGCCGGTGGAGGTAGGCGATATCGCCTATTTTTATTCTGAAGAGGGGACCAGTTTGTTCAAAACGAAGAACAACCAGAAATTTCCGGTCGACTATACGCTCGACGAATTGGAAAAAATGCTGGACCCCAACAGTTTTTTCCGCGCCAACCGCCAGTTCATTATCAGTGTGCATTGCGTGCAGCAAATCAATCCTTACTTCAATAACAAAATTAAACTGACGCTCACGCCGATGCCGGAAAGCGAGGTGATCATCAGTCGCGAGAAGGCAATGGACTTTAAAAAATGGCTGGGCAAATAG
- a CDS encoding helix-turn-helix domain-containing protein, protein MNVQTYFPIPELSPFIQSYKVIETPADVVNRVLPETSPVMVFRLSGQVCVDHHGEVTALGPAVVSGLRKSGRAMQYRSGTINLLVIFREGGIAPFVREPLHAFSDTSIPLDCLDGFGDIPLLEEQLAGLPSHEARITRVERFLLGRVSDRAADRLVLAAIDKIRSAGGQLRIRELAASLYVSQDVFEKRFRRVAGLSPKQFAYLVKMKSVIEKGRSGQTLAQLALDAGYFDQPHFNKDFKLFTGLTPTEFFKSPVLW, encoded by the coding sequence ATGAATGTCCAGACCTATTTTCCGATACCCGAACTGAGCCCATTTATCCAGTCCTATAAGGTGATAGAAACGCCCGCGGACGTGGTCAACCGGGTCCTGCCTGAAACCTCGCCGGTCATGGTGTTCCGGTTAAGCGGGCAGGTTTGCGTCGACCATCATGGCGAGGTCACCGCGCTCGGACCGGCCGTCGTGTCGGGGCTGCGGAAATCGGGCCGCGCGATGCAATACCGGTCGGGAACGATAAATCTCCTGGTCATTTTTCGGGAAGGCGGCATTGCGCCTTTCGTTCGCGAGCCGCTCCATGCATTCAGCGACACGAGTATTCCGCTGGATTGCCTCGACGGGTTCGGGGATATTCCGCTGCTGGAAGAGCAACTGGCCGGATTGCCCTCGCACGAAGCACGCATTACGCGGGTTGAACGCTTTCTGCTCGGGCGGGTCAGCGACAGGGCCGCCGACCGCCTGGTACTCGCCGCGATCGACAAGATCCGGTCTGCTGGAGGACAGTTGAGGATCAGGGAACTGGCCGCGTCGTTGTATGTAAGCCAGGACGTGTTCGAAAAGCGTTTCAGGCGTGTGGCGGGGCTTTCGCCAAAGCAATTCGCATATTTGGTCAAAATGAAATCGGTGATCGAAAAAGGCCGCTCGGGGCAAACGCTGGCGCAGCTGGCGCTGGACGCCGGTTATTTCGACCAGCCTCATTTCAATAAAGATTTCAAGCTGTTTACCGGCCTTACTCCTACCGAGTTTTTCAAATCGCCGGTGTTGTGGTAA
- a CDS encoding LytTR family DNA-binding domain-containing protein — protein sequence MNKIKCLIIDDEPHAASILEAYISELESLELVGVFYHAVDALMYLQRHKIDLLFLDVMLPKVTGDAFLRLLPARPKVIFLSNKRKRWSRGGDDHILDLLVKPVAFEAFLEGIERYYATVPPLTRRAIQSKAKKASRNRGPFIYLFSGKVTVKIFLDEVLYIEGVKNYVKFRTTEREIVVHQGMTAIESRMAEHGFMRIHRSLIVATDKITAFGDTTIEIGAHILPVSAPYREKVQRLSRAAAENV from the coding sequence ATGAACAAAATCAAATGTTTGATTATCGATGACGAGCCGCATGCGGCAAGCATTCTCGAAGCGTACATCAGTGAGCTGGAATCACTGGAACTGGTGGGGGTATTCTATCATGCCGTCGATGCGCTGATGTACCTTCAAAGGCACAAAATCGACCTGCTTTTTCTTGATGTAATGCTGCCGAAAGTGACGGGCGACGCGTTCCTGCGCTTGCTGCCCGCCCGGCCGAAGGTTATTTTCCTCAGCAACAAACGAAAACGCTGGTCACGGGGAGGCGACGATCACATTCTTGACCTGCTGGTAAAGCCGGTCGCCTTCGAGGCTTTTCTCGAAGGCATCGAACGATATTACGCGACGGTCCCCCCGCTGACGCGGCGGGCCATTCAGTCGAAGGCTAAAAAGGCTTCTCGTAACAGGGGACCGTTTATCTACCTGTTTTCGGGCAAGGTCACGGTAAAGATATTTCTCGATGAAGTGCTCTACATCGAGGGGGTGAAGAACTATGTAAAATTCAGAACGACCGAAAGGGAGATCGTGGTTCACCAGGGCATGACGGCAATCGAATCGCGGATGGCGGAACATGGTTTCATGCGTATACACCGTTCCCTGATTGTGGCGACCGACAAAATTACGGCATTCGGGGATACGACCATTGAAATAGGCGCACATATCCTGCCTGTGAGCGCGCCTTACCGGGAGAAAGTACAGCGGCTCTCCCGCGCGGCGGCAGAAAACGTATAG
- a CDS encoding transglycosylase domain-containing protein, with amino-acid sequence MIQLKPGKYRRSILFLWRALGIGLALLIFYIAAVNYNFLGLFGGMPDLVALENPKSELASELISEDGKSLGKYHFENRSPVEISEISPNLINALLATEDTRFISHSGIDPRSLLRVAKGIITGNSSSGGGSTLTQQVAKNLFNTRSEEFEGVLGKIPVVRIVIAKTKEWILSIILERKYTKQEIMQMYLNTVSFGNNAYGIKVAAKTYFNADVSELDIPQSALLVGMLQNPTIYNPVRFPQNATYRRNTVLAQMAKYDYLTDDDFNSLKEKPLGLEFAMETHANGPAPYFWESMRGYLKAWVKMYNEENGTDLNLYTSGLRIYTTIDSRMQSYMEDALTRHMKEQQKIFNDHWKGRNPWIDENGREIPGFIETAVRRLPYFNVLKNKLGEEEAWKVMRKPYKMKVFSWDGEKEVTMSPIDSIRYYKRFLRAGMMAMDPRNGHVKAWVGGINFKYFQYDHVKQGKRQPGSTFKPFVYTAGLDKNFITPCEKIMDSPVTFQAGIDDVMEDYTPKNSNGVYSEQPLSLRQALGKSVNSVTANIMKMVKANTVVDYAHKLGITSELPATPALCLGTGDVSIYEMVSAYSSFANGGYKVMPMTILRIEDRHGKLLAEFHEQQSQELSETMAYNMLYLMRGAVEDPGGTAGRLRQYGVTEGNEIAAKTGTSQNHSDGWFMGMTHNLVAGVWVGGEDRSIHYRTLALGQGGRVAMPAWGAFMQKVYNDQTLIHYRKGAFTRPEGYAGECATDSTVVSDEIYTPPAKSDDEGVLF; translated from the coding sequence ATGATTCAATTGAAACCCGGGAAATACCGGCGTAGCATTCTCTTCCTATGGCGCGCATTGGGCATCGGGCTGGCCCTGCTGATCTTCTACATTGCCGCGGTTAACTACAATTTTCTTGGTCTTTTCGGCGGTATGCCGGACCTGGTCGCATTGGAAAACCCGAAAAGCGAGCTGGCCTCCGAGCTGATCTCGGAAGACGGCAAGTCGCTGGGCAAATACCATTTCGAAAACCGTTCGCCGGTCGAGATTTCCGAAATTTCACCGAACCTGATCAATGCATTGCTGGCGACCGAGGATACCCGGTTCATCAGCCATTCAGGAATCGACCCCCGAAGCCTTTTGCGTGTAGCGAAGGGGATTATTACGGGTAATTCAAGCTCAGGTGGCGGCAGTACGCTTACGCAGCAGGTGGCGAAAAACCTTTTCAATACGCGTTCGGAAGAGTTTGAAGGAGTGCTGGGCAAAATACCGGTCGTGCGAATTGTAATTGCCAAAACCAAGGAGTGGATACTCTCCATCATTCTGGAAAGAAAGTATACCAAGCAGGAGATCATGCAGATGTACCTGAACACGGTCTCATTCGGGAACAACGCGTATGGTATCAAAGTGGCCGCGAAAACGTATTTCAACGCCGATGTGTCGGAGCTGGACATACCGCAGTCGGCATTGCTGGTGGGCATGCTGCAAAACCCGACGATCTACAACCCCGTGCGGTTTCCACAGAACGCCACCTATCGCCGCAATACCGTACTGGCCCAGATGGCCAAATACGATTACCTTACCGACGATGATTTCAATTCCCTGAAAGAAAAACCGCTGGGCCTGGAATTCGCAATGGAAACCCACGCCAACGGGCCGGCTCCGTACTTCTGGGAATCGATGCGCGGCTACCTGAAAGCCTGGGTAAAAATGTATAACGAGGAAAACGGCACCGACCTGAACCTCTATACGAGCGGTTTGCGTATTTACACGACCATCGACTCGCGGATGCAGTCGTATATGGAAGACGCGCTCACCCGCCACATGAAGGAACAGCAAAAGATCTTCAACGATCACTGGAAAGGCCGCAATCCGTGGATCGACGAGAACGGAAGGGAAATTCCGGGCTTTATCGAGACGGCCGTCCGCAGGTTGCCGTATTTCAATGTGCTGAAAAACAAACTCGGGGAGGAAGAGGCGTGGAAAGTGATGCGGAAGCCGTATAAAATGAAGGTGTTCTCCTGGGACGGTGAAAAAGAAGTGACGATGAGCCCTATCGACTCGATCAGATACTATAAACGTTTCCTGCGGGCAGGCATGATGGCCATGGACCCGCGCAACGGGCACGTGAAAGCATGGGTTGGCGGCATCAATTTCAAATACTTCCAGTACGACCACGTGAAGCAGGGAAAAAGACAGCCGGGCTCCACATTCAAGCCGTTCGTTTACACGGCCGGGCTGGACAAAAATTTCATCACGCCCTGCGAAAAGATCATGGACTCGCCGGTAACATTCCAGGCGGGGATCGACGACGTAATGGAGGATTATACGCCTAAAAATTCCAACGGCGTCTATTCCGAACAGCCGCTGTCCCTGCGTCAGGCGTTGGGAAAATCGGTGAATTCGGTCACTGCCAATATCATGAAGATGGTGAAGGCCAATACCGTCGTGGACTATGCGCACAAGCTTGGCATCACGAGCGAGCTGCCCGCAACGCCGGCGTTGTGCCTGGGGACCGGCGACGTGTCGATTTACGAAATGGTGTCGGCCTACTCCTCGTTTGCCAACGGCGGGTACAAAGTTATGCCCATGACGATCCTGCGGATCGAAGACCGGCACGGCAAACTTCTGGCCGAGTTCCACGAGCAGCAAAGTCAGGAGCTGAGCGAAACAATGGCCTATAATATGCTGTACCTCATGCGGGGTGCGGTAGAAGACCCTGGCGGTACGGCGGGCCGGTTGCGGCAATACGGTGTTACCGAAGGCAACGAGATCGCCGCAAAAACGGGCACGTCCCAAAATCATTCCGACGGCTGGTTTATGGGGATGACGCACAACCTGGTGGCGGGTGTCTGGGTTGGGGGCGAGGACCGCAGCATTCATTACCGTACGCTCGCGCTCGGGCAGGGCGGACGCGTGGCCATGCCTGCCTGGGGAGCTTTCATGCAGAAAGTTTACAACGACCAGACGCTCATTCATTACCGGAAAGGCGCTTTCACACGACCGGAAGGCTATGCGGGCGAGTGCGCCACCGATTCTACGGTCGTTTCGGACGAAATATACACGCCACCGGCGAAGTCGGATGACGAAGGTGTATTATTTTAA
- a CDS encoding histidine kinase gives MNPHFLFNCLNSLSSLIEEDPDLATQFIDEMSNVYRYLLRSNESELTTLEAELRFAGSYFHLLSTRYGANLRLEEEIDPAYRDYMLPPLTLQLLMENVVKHNVIMPRQPLYIRLNTTADGRLVVSNNLQRRQVSVPSSRIGLANIATKYNLLGQGEISIEENPQTFSVSLPLLTSA, from the coding sequence ATCAACCCGCATTTCCTTTTTAATTGCCTTAACTCGCTCTCGTCGCTCATCGAGGAGGACCCGGACCTCGCCACGCAGTTTATCGACGAAATGAGCAATGTGTACCGTTACCTGCTCCGGAGTAATGAATCGGAGCTTACGACGCTGGAAGCGGAACTGAGGTTTGCCGGCTCCTATTTTCACCTGCTCAGCACGCGCTACGGCGCCAACCTCCGGCTGGAAGAGGAAATCGACCCTGCCTATCGCGATTATATGCTGCCGCCGCTGACGCTCCAGTTATTGATGGAAAATGTAGTGAAACACAATGTGATAATGCCCCGGCAGCCGCTCTACATCCGATTGAACACGACTGCCGACGGTAGGTTGGTGGTGTCGAATAACCTTCAGAGACGTCAGGTATCGGTACCTTCGAGCCGGATCGGCCTTGCAAACATTGCCACAAAGTATAACCTGCTCGGGCAGGGGGAAATCAGCATCGAGGAGAATCCGCAGACTTTCTCGGTGAGCCTGCCCCTGCTGACATCGGCCTAA
- a CDS encoding antibiotic biosynthesis monooxygenase yields MELQDNNRPVAFIGKYLIPAAARETFLERQEISREFIHTLAGFIRDDAYERITENGDTEYITIALWTSEDALNNAREMVQAENLRKGFNRAEMLERLNIRMEPGVFRPESAFA; encoded by the coding sequence ATGGAACTACAAGACAACAACCGCCCGGTCGCATTTATCGGCAAATACCTGATTCCCGCAGCCGCCAGGGAAACATTTCTCGAACGCCAGGAGATCAGCAGGGAGTTCATCCACACGCTTGCCGGCTTCATCCGCGACGATGCGTACGAGCGCATCACGGAAAATGGTGACACCGAATATATCACCATTGCCCTCTGGACAAGCGAAGACGCGCTGAACAATGCGCGGGAAATGGTGCAGGCCGAAAATCTCAGAAAGGGGTTCAACCGCGCCGAAATGCTGGAAAGGCTCAATATCCGCATGGAACCGGGAGTATTCAGGCCGGAAAGCGCATTCGCCTGA
- a CDS encoding SDR family oxidoreductase, with protein MSKTIFITGASKGFGRIWTEAFLKRGDKVAATARNIETLKDLAAQYPDTLLPIRLDVNDRAASFAAVNQAHAHFGSLDVVINNAGYGLFGTIEETSEQEARDQIETNLFGLLWVTQAAIPVMRAQGGGHILQVSSVLGVATLPVLGLYNASKWAVEGLSETLASEVKDFGIKVTLVEPNGFSTDWGGASAIHSEPIALYDGIKEALYAGLTPDTIGKPEATADAILKVVDEENPPLRIFLGKVGFPWLSQVYADRLATWEEWKEVADAAHGHAAV; from the coding sequence ATGTCAAAAACTATTTTTATTACCGGCGCTTCCAAGGGATTCGGCCGTATATGGACCGAGGCTTTTTTGAAAAGAGGGGATAAAGTTGCCGCCACCGCCCGCAACATCGAAACGCTGAAAGACCTCGCAGCGCAATACCCCGATACCCTGCTTCCGATCCGGCTCGATGTGAACGATCGCGCCGCGAGCTTCGCAGCCGTAAACCAGGCCCATGCGCATTTCGGCAGCCTCGACGTCGTGATCAACAATGCCGGTTACGGACTGTTCGGGACCATCGAGGAAACCAGCGAACAGGAGGCCCGTGACCAGATCGAAACGAACCTGTTCGGTTTGCTTTGGGTAACGCAGGCAGCGATTCCTGTAATGCGTGCGCAGGGCGGTGGCCATATTCTTCAGGTGTCGAGCGTACTCGGCGTGGCTACGTTGCCGGTGCTTGGCCTTTACAATGCCTCCAAGTGGGCTGTGGAAGGGCTTAGCGAAACGCTGGCTTCGGAGGTAAAAGACTTCGGCATTAAAGTGACGCTTGTCGAACCCAACGGCTTCTCGACCGATTGGGGCGGCGCTTCGGCCATCCACAGCGAACCGATCGCATTGTACGACGGTATTAAAGAAGCCCTTTACGCCGGACTGACGCCCGACACGATCGGTAAGCCCGAAGCGACCGCGGACGCGATTCTGAAAGTCGTAGACGAAGAAAACCCGCCGCTGCGAATTTTCCTCGGCAAAGTCGGGTTTCCATGGTTGAGCCAGGTATACGCCGACCGCCTTGCGACCTGGGAGGAGTGGAAAGAGGTAGCGGATGCCGCCCATGGTCATGCGGCAGTCTGA
- a CDS encoding GAF domain-containing protein, which produces MKNEVLDVSGMRALPPDLDSAISFMPYIRFLEQRITEEKTLKSAFYKNILNYFRDNKLPEGDVPLEDVGRYGDFFEYIYSSLSAPLVSEHQLAWGMSFPLYPTIFYGTDLLFEMLNLKPVDSQFELQKKPEEYQRERLHLIYTLILQRLYNFQVPVKIQQYHAWTDHKTGLLRYYEVLVSPEFVEVTAKEALPELNFVEIYAHFSETDGHLQLQKVLPLDMFRFRGFAVITVTDITAKMAVENIKKVQFNRIPGDSPNRYQRIIQSLKTLVQNNSIEFDLFPFVRVNGQAVYGYEQAGTGVLFQIWGENRLTPEEFRRQAEGYAARPNSFFSPDIHGEDERQIGWLAPFRNLQVRSLALVPLFVEQKLVGVLCMHTWKDERFDEKKLAALEMAFASIAQLLNIYIEEFNLELENIIKEKFTSIQPAVQWKFNEAAWHYLHRRKKVCRK; this is translated from the coding sequence ATGAAAAACGAAGTACTCGACGTTTCCGGAATGCGGGCGCTCCCGCCCGACCTCGATTCGGCCATCTCGTTCATGCCGTATATCCGCTTCCTCGAACAGCGCATCACGGAGGAAAAGACGCTCAAATCGGCATTTTACAAGAATATACTCAACTATTTCCGCGACAACAAGCTCCCCGAAGGCGACGTGCCGCTGGAAGACGTCGGACGTTACGGCGACTTTTTCGAATACATTTACAGCAGCCTGTCGGCACCGCTCGTATCGGAACATCAACTGGCCTGGGGTATGAGTTTTCCACTTTATCCCACCATTTTTTATGGCACCGACCTGCTTTTCGAGATGCTCAATTTAAAGCCTGTCGACTCGCAGTTCGAACTGCAAAAAAAACCGGAAGAATATCAGCGTGAACGCCTGCACCTGATTTATACCCTGATATTGCAGCGGCTGTACAACTTTCAGGTACCGGTCAAAATACAGCAATACCACGCCTGGACCGATCACAAAACCGGCCTGCTACGCTATTACGAAGTGCTCGTAAGCCCCGAATTTGTAGAAGTTACCGCTAAGGAAGCGCTTCCGGAACTGAATTTTGTCGAAATCTACGCGCATTTCAGCGAGACGGACGGGCATTTGCAATTGCAGAAGGTATTGCCGCTGGATATGTTCCGCTTTCGCGGCTTCGCAGTGATCACGGTTACCGACATTACCGCGAAAATGGCGGTGGAGAATATCAAAAAGGTCCAATTTAACCGGATACCGGGCGACAGTCCGAACCGCTATCAACGCATTATCCAGTCGCTGAAAACGCTGGTGCAGAACAACAGCATCGAGTTCGACCTCTTTCCTTTCGTACGTGTGAACGGGCAGGCCGTGTACGGATACGAGCAGGCGGGTACAGGCGTACTTTTCCAGATCTGGGGCGAAAACCGGCTCACGCCGGAGGAATTCCGCCGGCAGGCCGAAGGCTACGCGGCCAGGCCGAACTCGTTTTTCTCGCCGGATATCCATGGGGAAGACGAACGACAGATCGGCTGGCTCGCACCCTTCCGTAACCTGCAAGTGCGCTCGCTGGCGTTGGTGCCGCTCTTTGTGGAGCAAAAACTCGTCGGCGTGCTTTGCATGCATACCTGGAAAGACGAGCGTTTCGACGAAAAAAAACTCGCGGCACTCGAAATGGCGTTCGCCTCGATAGCTCAGCTCCTCAACATATATATAGAAGAGTTCAACCTGGAACTGGAAAATATCATCAAGGAGAAATTCACCTCCATTCAGCCCGCCGTGCAGTGGAAATTCAATGAAGCCGCCTGGCATTACCTGCACCGCAGAAAAAAGGTTTGCCGGAAGTGA
- a CDS encoding transcriptional repressor produces MSLYEQISAYCTRHKIRLAEKRVIVAEQLLVANEFTDGDTLWRDMRSRGIKISPATVYESLNWLVSAGFAERRFATDSRKNLFGIPEPVRNATGR; encoded by the coding sequence ATGTCCCTGTACGAACAAATCAGTGCTTATTGCACGCGCCATAAAATAAGGCTGGCCGAAAAGAGGGTCATTGTGGCCGAGCAGTTGCTTGTTGCCAACGAATTTACCGACGGCGATACATTATGGCGCGACATGCGCAGTCGCGGGATTAAAATCAGTCCGGCGACCGTTTACGAATCGCTTAACTGGCTGGTTAGCGCTGGGTTTGCGGAGCGGCGTTTCGCGACCGACAGCCGTAAAAATCTTTTCGGTATTCCGGAGCCGGTCAGAAACGCGACAGGCCGCTGA